CGACACGGACCTGACCCCGGTGGATCTCGGATCGTATTCCTCGCGCGTGACGCTCATGGCCGGCAACGCGGCCATCCAGGCCGCCGAGCGTCTGCGCGAGAAGCTCTTCGCCGCGGTGGCGCGCAAGCTCGAGGTCACGCCGGACCGGCTGGCCGCGGGAGACCGCCGCGTGTTCGTGGAGGACGACAGCGAGCGCGGGGTGACCTTCGCCGAGGCGGTGGTGCTGGCCGAGAGCCTGTTCGGCGTGCTCGCGTTTCCCGGCTCGTACGCGCCGCCGAAGCGCGCGGGCAAGTACAAGGGCGGCGGCGTGGGCCCGTCGCCGTGCTACTCCTACTCCGCCTGCGTGGTCGAGGTGGACGTGGACCGCGACACCGGCGAGGTGAAGCCCACCGAGGTCTGGATCGCTCACGACGTGGGCCGCGCGCTCAATCCGCTGCTGGTGGAAGGGCAGGTGGAGGGCTCCATCTACATGGGGCTGGGCGAGGTGCTGATGGAGGAGCAGGTCTTCCGCAAGGGGGTCCACAAGATTCCCTCGCTGCTCGAGTACAAGAGCCCGACCACGCTGGAGACGCCGGAGATCCACACCATCCTCGTCGAGACCGACGATCCGGAGGGCCCGTTCGGGGCCAAGGAAGCAGGCCAGGGGCCGCTGCTGCCGGTGATCCCGGCGGTGGCGAACGCGGTTCACGACGCAGTCGGGGTGCGCATCGACGAGACGCCGATCACGCCGGAGAAGGTCACGAAGGCGATGGAGGCCGGGCGGCAGGGCAAGCTCGCGCGCGTCGGGCCGGAGCGGCTGCCCGTGTTCACATTCCCGGAGCCGAAGGCCGTGGAGTCGGCATTCGGGTTGCCGGCGGAGGGGATCGCGGTGCGACCGTTTGCGGATCCGCCTCGGGCGGAGACCACCCCTCACCCTGCCCTCTCCCCTGAGGGGAGAGGGGGGAAAGGCGAGGGGCCTGAGGGGAGAGGGGGAGGGGGCGGGGCATGATGCGGTTGCCGCCGTTCACGTATCTCGCGCCCGTGTCGGTGGGTGATGCGGTGAAGCTCATGGCCGATCACGGGCCGGGAGCCATGCTGGTCGCGGGCGGCACCGATCTGTACCCGAACATGAAGCGGCGGCAGTTCGAGCCGACGGTGCTGGTCGGCCTGCGCGGCATCAGGGGGCTCGCCGGGGTACGCCGGCCGGGCGGGGGCGGGCTCGCCATCGGTGCGGGCACGACGCTCACCGCGGTGTCGCGCCACCCCGAGGTGCGCTCACGATACGCGGCGCTGGCCACCGCGGCCGGCGCGGTGTCGACGCCGCAGCTGCGGAACATGGGCACGCTGGGCGGCAACGTCTGCGTGGACACCCGCTGCAACTACTACAACCAGTCCTACCAGTGGCGGAAGGCGGTCAACTTCTGCATGAAGAAGGACGGCGAGATCTGCCTGGTCGCGCCGGGCAGCCCGCGCTGCTGGGCGGTGTCCTCCTCGGACACCGCGCCGGTGCTCTGGAGCCTGGGCGCGAGCGTGCGCATCGCGGGGCTCGCGGGGGAGCGCACCATCCCGCTCTCCGCGCTCTACCAGGACGACGGCATCCAGTACCTGACCAAGCAGCCCGGCGAGATCGTCACCGAGATCGTGCTGCCGGCGGCCGACGGCGTCCGCTCGGTCTATCTCAAGCTGCGGCGCCGCGGGTCGTTCGATTTCCCGGTGCTGGGTGTCGCGGCGGCGCTCTCCATGGACGGCGACCGCGTGCGCGAGGCGCGGATCGTGCTGGGCGCGGTCGCCTCGCTACCCCGCGAGGCGCCCGAGGCCGCGCGAATCCTGGTCGGCGAGCGACTGACCGATGCGGTGATCGAGCGCGCGGCGGATGCCGCCTACCGCCCGGCCAAGCCGCTGGACAACACGGACCTCACGCATCCCTACCGCAAGAAGATGACGCGAGTCTACGTGACGCGCGCGCTGCGACGGCTCGCCGGGTTGCCGGAGGCCGCCTCGGCATGACCGCGCTCGGCCAGCGCATCAAGGCGTTCCGCGCCGAGCGCGGGCTGCAGCAGCGTCAGCTCGCGGAGAAGGCCGGCCTCACCCCGAGCATGCTCTCGCAGATCGAGTCGGGCCGGCTCACCCCGTCGCTACCCACGCTGGGCAAGCTGGCCGGCGCGCTCGGCGTGCCGATCGCCGCGCTGTTCGAGCCGGCGCCGACCGGGCGCCTGCACGTGACTCGCAAGGTCGACTATCCGGTCGTCTCGTTCGACGGCTCGTCGGAGCGATGGCACGTATTGGGAGCGGGACTCTTCCAGGGTAAGATCCGGGCGGTGATGTCGACCCTCGGGCCTCGATCGCGGGGCGTGAAGACCGACAAGGTGGTCATCGAGCCGGGGCAGATGAAGCTCTTCTACGTCATCGAGGGCAAGGTGGCCCTCCACTACAACGGCGATCGCCATGTGCTGGACGCGGGCGACAGCGCGTACCTCGACGGGGGCACCGCGCACGGCTGGGAGAACCTGGGCGCCCGGACCGCGAAGGCCCTCTGGGTGATCCTCGGATAGCGGCGGAGAGAACGGATCATGGCCGACAACGAGCGGGTGGTGGTGGACTTCCGGACCGAGCCGGCCCGGTACAAGCACTGGAAGCTGTCGTTCGCCGGGCCGGTGGCCACGCTGGCCATGGACGTGCAGGAGGACGGTGGTCTCGTGCCGGGCTACGAGCTGAAGCTCAACTCCTACGACCTGGGCGTGGACGTCGAGCTGTACGACGCCATCCAGCGGCTGCGCTTCGAGCATCCCGCGGTGGGCGCGGTGCTGCTGACCTCCGCCAAGGAGCGGGTCTTCTGCGCGGGGGCCAACATCCGCATGCTCAGCCAGTCCTCGCACGGATGGAAGGTGAACTTCTGCAAGTTCACCAACGAGACGCGCAGTGCGATCGAGGACGCGACCGCCCACTCGCGCCAGGCGTGGCTGGCCGCGGTGCACGGCCCCTGCGCGGGCGGCGGCTACGAGCTGGCCCTGGCCACCGACTGGATCATCATGGCCGACGACGGCTCCACCACGGTGGCGCTGCCCGAGGTGCCGCTGCTCGCGGTGCTGCCGGGCACCGGCGGACTCACCCGGCTGGTGGACAAGCGTCACGTGCGCCGCGACCGCGCCGATTTCTTCTGCACGCTCGAGGAGGGCATCAAGGGCCAGCGCGCGGTGGAGTGGCGGCTGGTGGACGAGGTGGTGCCGCGCTCGCGCCTGGCCGAGGCCACGAAGACGCGCGCGGGCGCGCTGGCCGCCCGCACCGACCGGCCCGCGGGCGCGCGCGGGATCACGCTCGACCGGCTCGAGCGGGGCATCGAGGGCGACCGGATCACCTACGGGCACGTGACCTCCGACATCGACCGTGGGCGCGGCGTGGCCGAGATCACGGTGGCGGGCCCCCCCGCGCCGCCGCCGGGCGATGCGGCGGGCATCCACGCGGCGGGCACCCGCTTCTGGCCGCTGGCCGTCGCGCGCGAGCTGGACGACCTGATCCTCCACCTGCGCACGAACGAGGAGGAGATCGGCCTCTGGCTCCTTCGCACCACCGGCAGCGCCGACCTCGTCGAGGCGCACGACCGCGCGCTCCTCGAGCACGAGGCCGACTGGCTCGTGCGGGAGATCCGGCTCTATCTCAAGCGCACGCTCAAGCGCCTGGACGTCTCGTCGCGCTCCATCTTCGCCCTGATCGAGCCGGGCTCCTGCTTCGCGGGCACGCTCCTCGAGCTGGCCCTGGCCGCGGACCGGGCCTTCATGCTCGACGGCCCGCGCGAGGGCGACGCGCGGCCGGCCCCGGCGGTGCGCCTCACCGGGATGAACTTCGGCCCGTATCCGACGGTGAACGGCCTCACCCGCCTCGAGAGCCGCTTCCTCGACGAGCCGGGGCGGGTGGACGACCTGAAAGGGCGTATCGGCGAGGACCTGGACGCGTCGGACGCGTCGGAGGCGGGGCTCGTGACCTTCACGCCCGACGACATCGACTGGGAGGACGAGGTGCGCATCGCCATCGAGGAGCGCGCCGCGTTCTCCCCGGACGCGCTCACCGGCATGGAGGCCTCGCTGCGGTTCGCGGGCCCGGAGACGATGGAGAGCAAGATCTTCGCCCGACTCTCCGCGTGGCAGAACTGGATCTTCCAGCGGCCCAACGCGGTCGGGCCCAAGGGCGCGCTGAAAGTGTACGGCACCGGCGAGCGCGGCGACTTCGACCGCAGGAGAGTGTGATGCCGTCGATCGACTACATCGAGCGGATCCCCAACAACGTCAACCTGGCCGAGAACCGGCGGCTGCTGCGCGCGCTCGAGGACTGGCAGCCGAAGTTCCTCGAGTGGTGGCGGGACATGGGGCCGGACGGCTTCCAGGCCAAGGACGTCTACCTGCGCACCGCGGTCAGCGTGGACGCGCGCGGCTGGGCCCAGTTCGACTACACGCGGATGCCCGAGTATCGCTGGGGCATCTTCCTGGCCGAGCCGGAGCCGGGCCGCCAGATCAACTTCGGCGATCATCTGGGCCAGCCCGCCTGGCAGGAGGTTCCCGGCGAGTACCGGGGGACTCTCCGCCGGCTGATCGTGACCCAGGGAGACACCGAGCCCGCGTCGGTCGAGCAGCAGCGGCACCTGGGACGGACGTGCCCGTCGCTCTACGACCTGCGCAACCTCTTCCAGGTGAACGTGGAGGAGGGCCGCCACCTCTGGGCGATGGTCTACCTGCTCGACGCCCACTTCGGCCGCGACGGCCGCGAGGAATCCGAGGCGCTGCTCCAGCGGCGCTCCGGCGACCACGACAAGCCGCGGATCCTCGGCGCGTTCAACGAGCGCACGCCGGACTGGCTGTCGTTCTTCATGTTCTGCTTCTTCACCGACCGCGACGGCAAGTACCAGCTCGCGAGCCTCGCGGAGAGCGGCTTCGATCCGCTCTCGCGCACCTGCCGCTTCATGCTCACCGAGGAGGCCCACCACATGTTCGTGGGGGAGAGCGGGGTGGGGCGCATCGTGCAGCGGGCGTGCGAGATCATGCGCGAGCACAAGACCGACGACGTGCGGCGCCACGGCGGGGTGGACCTGCCGACGATCCAGAAGTACATCAACTTCCACTGCTCGGTCTCGCTCGACCTGTTCGGCTCCGAGGTGTCCACCAACGCGGCCAACTTCTACACCATGGGGCTCAAGGGCCGCTTCGAGGAGACCAAGAAGAAGGACGATCACCGGCTCAAGGACGGCACCTACGGGGTGGCGACCCTGGCCGGGGAGAAGATCGTCGCCCGGGAGGAGGCCGCGCTGGTCTCGCTCAACGAGCGGCTGCGCGACGACTACATCGCGGATTGCCAGCGCGGGGTGAACCGCTGGAACGACATCATCAAGAGCTACGGCATCGACTTCACCCTCACGCTGCCCCACCGCGGCTTCCGCCGCGCCATCGGCGCCTTCGCCGAGGTGAAGGTCTCGCCGGACGGGCGCGTGATCAGCGAGGCGGAGTGGGACGCCCGGCACCGGGACTGGCTACCCACCGACGAGGACCAGGCCTATGTGACCAGCCTGATGCAGCCGGTCACCGAGCCGGGCAAGATGGCCGGCTGGATCGCCCCGCCTGCGCGGGGCATCAACAGCCAGGCGCCCGACTTCGAGTACGTGCGGCTGGGCTGAGCCCGGGAGAGCGCGGCGTGAAGCCGGTCACCTCGAAGACGCTGGGGCCGACGTTCGGGATGTACTCGCACGGCATGGTCGCCGCCGGCGGCGCGATCGTGGTGGTGGCGGGGCAGGTGGCGGCGGACCGGGCCGGCAAGCTGGTCGGGCCCGGGGACGCGGTGGCGCAGACGAAGCAGGCGTTCGAGAACGTGCGCGCGGTGCTCGAGGCCGCGGGCTCGAGCATGCGCGAGATCGTCCGCTTTCAGACCTTCCTGACCCACGCCGCCGACATCGACGCCTTCATGAAGGCGCGCCAGGAGGTCTTCCCGCGCTACTTCCCGGACGGCGTCTATCCGCCCAACACCATCCTGGTGGTCTCCCGCCTGGTGCTGCCCGAGCTGCTGGTGGAGATCGAGGCGATGGCGGTGAAGCCGGCGACCACCAACGGCGGCCCGCCCGCCGCGGCAGCGGGCGCGAAGCGCCGCCGGGCGCGGGCGACCGGGCGGCGCGCGACCTCGCGGAGGCGGCGATGATGCAGGTGCCGGCGCGATTCAACGCCACGACGTTCTTCGTGGACCGCCACCTCGCCGAGGGCCGGGGCGACCGGATCGCCTTCCACCACGACGGCGGATCGCTGACCTACGCGCAGCTCGCCGATCTGGTGAACCGCACCGGCAACGCCCTGCTCGACCTGGGGGTGCGACCGGAGCAGCGCGTGCTCTGCCTGCTGCTGGACTCTCCCGAGTTCCTGGCCACGTTCTGGGGTGCCATCAAGATCGGCGCGGTGCCGATCCCCGTGAACACGATGATGCGCGGGGACGACTATCTCTACTTTCTGGAAGACAGCCGCGCGCCGGTGGCGGTGGTCTCGGAGCCGCTGCTGGCCGAGGCCGGACCGATCCTGGCCCAGGCGCGCTTTCTCGAGCACGTGATCGTGGTGGGCCGCGCGTCGGGATCGCAGATCGGCTTCGAGCCCTGGGTGGCGAAGGCCTCCTCCCGGCTTCACGCGTTCGACTCCTCGAAGGACGATCCGGCGCTCTGGCTGTACTCCTCGGGCTCGACCGGGAGACCGAAGGGCGCGGTGCACCTGCAGCACGACATGGTGGTGTGCTCCGACACCTACGCGCTGCAGGTCCTGGGCATGACCGAAGCCGACCGCACCGTCTCGGCCGCGAAGCTCTTCTTCGCCTACGGGCTCGGCAACAACATGTACTTTCCGATGCGCGTGGGCGGCCAGGGCGTGCTCTATCCGCATCGGCCGACGCCGGACGCGATGTTCGAGCTGATCCAGCGGCACCGGCCCACACTGTTCTTCGGCGTGCCCACCCTCTACGCGGCGATGCTGCAGGTGAAGGAGGCCGAGAAGCGCTACGACCTCTCGTGCCTGCGCCTCTGCATCTCGGCGGGCGAGGCGCTGCCGGAAGAGCTGTACCGGCGCTGGCAGGAGCGCTTCGGGGTGGAGATCCTGGACGGCATCGGCACCACCGAGATCCTGCACATCTTCCTCTCGAACCGGCCGGGCCGCGCGCGTCCGGGATCCACCGGTCAGGTGGTGCCGGGCTACGAGGCGATGGTGGTGGACGACGACGGCCGCCCGATGCCCGCCGGCGAGATCGGCAATCTGCGGGTCAAGGGCGACTCGACGATGGCCTACTACTGGAACCAGCACGAGAAGACGAAGGACGCGCTGGTGGGCCACTGGATCCAGACCGGCGACAAGTACTACCAGGACGCCGACGGGTACTTCTGGTACTGCGGGCGCGGCGACGACATGCTCAAGGTCGGTGGCATCTGGGTCTCGCCGGTCGAGGTGGAGAACACGCTCATCGCGCATCCCGCGGTCCTCGAGACCGCGGTGGTCGGCCACGCCGACACCGACGAGCTGATCAAGCCGAAGGCCTTCGTGGTGCTGAAGGACGGCCACTCCGCCTCCCCCGCGCTCGAGGTCGATCTCAAGACCTTCGTGAAGGACAAGATCGCGCCCTACAAGTACCCCCGCTGGATCGAGTTCGTCACCGAGCTGCCCAAGACCGCGACGGGCAAGATCCAGCGCTTCAAGCTCCGGCAGTGACGGCCCCCCGCGAGCCGGGCGCCGACCGGCTCGAGACGCTCGACCCGGAGGCCCTCCGGCGCCATCAGTGGGCGCGGCTCTCCGCCCTCGCCGAGGCCATCGTGCCCGCCAACGCCTTCGTCACCACCCGGTGGAAGCGCGCCGGTCTCGCCGACGCGCGGGACCTCCGGAGCTGGGACGACTTCCATCGGCTCCCGCTCACCCGCAAGAGCGAGCTGATGGAGGACCAGGCGGCGCATCCGCCCTTCGGCACCAATCTCAGCTATCCGCTGGACCGGTACGTGCGCGTGCACCAGACCTCCGGAACCACCGGCACCCCGCTGCGCTGGCTGGACACCCAGGCGTCCTGGGACTGGTGGGCGCGGTGCTGGATCTCGGTGCTGCGGGGCGCGGGCCTCGGGCCGGGCGACCGCGTGTTCTTTCCGTTCTCCTTCGGGCTCTTCGTCGGCTTCTGGGCCGGCTTCGAGGGCGCGCGCATGCTGGGGGCGATGGCCATTCCGGGGGGCGGGCAGGATTCCGCGCAGCGGCTGGCCACCATGGAAGCGCTCGGCGCGACCGCGGTCTGCTGCACGCCGTCCTACGCGCTGCACCTGGCCGAGGTGGCGCGCGGGCGCGGCGTCGCGCTGGATCGCCTCGGCATCCGCGCGACGGTGCACGCGGGCGAGCCGGGCGCCGGCATCCCCGCGGTGCGGGCCCGGCTGGAGGCCTGCTGGGGCGCGCGCGCGTACGACCACGCGGGGATGACCGAGATGGGCGCCTACGGCTTCGAGTGCGCGGCCCAGTGCGGCCTGCACGTCAACGAGGGCGAGTTCATCGCGGAGGTCGTCGATCCGACCACCGGCCGTCCGGCCGACGACGGCGAGCTGATCCTGACCAACCTGGGCCGGCTGGGCTCGCCGTTGCTTCGCTACCGCACCGGGGACCGGGTGCGGGTGGCCCGGCAGCCGTGCGGCTGCGGCCGCCGCTTCCTGCGCCTCGAGGGCGGCATCCTGGGGCGCATCGACGACATGCTGATCGTCCGCGGCGTCAACGTATTCCCCTCCGCGCTCGAGGGCATCGTGCGCCGATTCCCCACCGTCGACGAGTTCCTCATCGAGGTCTACCGTCGCGGGCAGCTCGACGAGGTGCGCCTGCTGCTCGAGATCAGCGGCCAGCCGGCCGCGGTGGTCGCGGCGGTGCAGGAGGCCGTGCGCGTGGATCTGGGGATCCGCGTCGAGGCGGTGCCGGTCCCCGGGCGGAGCCTGCCGCGGTACGAGCTGAAGGCCCGGCGCCTGGTGCGCCGCACCAGCGCATAGCTCCCACTGGTCCTACGCGCGAGACCGGCCGCCCGGATGGGTTGACCCGGCCGCGCTCCCGCTGGTAGTGATGGGTGGTCATGCCGCCTGCAGTAGCCGGGTCGGAGACCTTTCCCGCGCTCATCGCCCGCATCGCCACCGGCGATCGCGACGCGTTCAGCCGCTTCTACGACCTGGCCGCCCCGTTGGCCTTCGGACTCATCCGCCGGGTGCTCCGCGACCCCGAGGCCGCCGCGGAGGTGTTGCAGGAAGTGTTCTGGCAGGTGTGGAAGGAGGCGCCGCAGTACGACCCGAAGCGAGGCAGCCCGGAAGCCTGGCTCGTCATGCGGGCGAAGACCCGGGCAATCGATCGGCTGCGGTCCATGCGTAGAAGGGACAGGACCTTCGTGGGGCCGGTGGACGAGGCGGTGACCCGCGCAGAGGACGCCCCCGGTGAGAATCCGGCCGCGCGGGCCGAGGACCGCGGCCTCGTGCAGACCGCGCTCGCCCAGCTCCCGGAGCCGCAGCGGCGGGTCATCGAGATGGCGTTCTTCGACGGGCTGACGCAATCGGAGATCGCGACGAAGCTGGGCGAGCCGCTCGGCACCGTGAAGACGCGCGCTCGGCTCGGGCTGGAGCGGCTGCGCGGCGCGCTCGGGGAAGGGAGGATGTCGGCGACATGACCCGCGACGAGATCGGCGAGCTGGCGGCCGCGTACGCCCTGGGCGCGCTCGAGGGCGGCGAGCTCGCGCGCTTCGAGGCACTGCTGCGCGCGCAGGACGCCGACGCGCTGGCCGCGCTCCGCGACGCCGAGAGCACACTGGTGGACCTGGCCGCCGCCGCGCCGACGCCGCCGCCGCCGGCGGTGAAGGCGGCGCTGATGGAGCGCATCGCGGCCGAGCCGGTCGCCGCGCGTCCGCCCGCCGTGCTCCCGCTGTCCCGCCGGCGGCGCCCGCTGTGGCCCGTCATCCTGAGCGGGGCGATGGCGGCCGGACTCGCGGCGGTCGTGGTCGGCTGGTCGGTGTCGGCGACCTACGAGCACCGGCTCGACGCCCTGGCCCGCGACGCCGATCAGCTGAAGGCCGAGCTGCGAAGCCAGCAGACGGTGCTGAAGATCCTGCGCGATCCCGCCACCCAGGTGGTGTCCCTCGCGGGTCTGCCGCCGGCTCCCAGCGCCCGCGCGCGGATGCTGTGGCACGCCACTGCGGGCGGGGTCTTCGTCGCGGCCGGACTGCCCGCGCCGCCCCCGGGCAAGGCCTACCAGCTGTGGGCGATCGCGGGCGGCAACGCGCCGGTCTCCGCCGGGGTATTCTCGGTGGACGCCAGCGGGACCGGCAGCCTCTCGGTCGCGCCGCTGCCGGGCGTGAGCGCGGTCAACGCCTTCGCGGTGACGCTCGAGCCGGCGGGCGGGCGGCCCGCCCCGAGCGGCGAGATGTACCTCCTCGGCAAGTCCTGACCTCGGCCCCTCGCTTCCATCCGCCGGCCGCGATCCCGGAAAGTTGCGATGCACTCCCGCGAGGGGGAAGATGTGGCAGTCGCGGATGGCGAGGAGGTGAGAGAGCAGTGCGAGGAGCGATCAGGATCGTGGC
The sequence above is a segment of the Candidatus Methylomirabilota bacterium genome. Coding sequences within it:
- a CDS encoding FAD binding domain-containing protein, with protein sequence MMRLPPFTYLAPVSVGDAVKLMADHGPGAMLVAGGTDLYPNMKRRQFEPTVLVGLRGIRGLAGVRRPGGGGLAIGAGTTLTAVSRHPEVRSRYAALATAAGAVSTPQLRNMGTLGGNVCVDTRCNYYNQSYQWRKAVNFCMKKDGEICLVAPGSPRCWAVSSSDTAPVLWSLGASVRIAGLAGERTIPLSALYQDDGIQYLTKQPGEIVTEIVLPAADGVRSVYLKLRRRGSFDFPVLGVAAALSMDGDRVREARIVLGAVASLPREAPEAARILVGERLTDAVIERAADAAYRPAKPLDNTDLTHPYRKKMTRVYVTRALRRLAGLPEAASA
- a CDS encoding helix-turn-helix domain-containing protein, whose translation is MTALGQRIKAFRAERGLQQRQLAEKAGLTPSMLSQIESGRLTPSLPTLGKLAGALGVPIAALFEPAPTGRLHVTRKVDYPVVSFDGSSERWHVLGAGLFQGKIRAVMSTLGPRSRGVKTDKVVIEPGQMKLFYVIEGKVALHYNGDRHVLDAGDSAYLDGGTAHGWENLGARTAKALWVILG
- the boxC gene encoding 2,3-epoxybenzoyl-CoA dihydrolase produces the protein MADNERVVVDFRTEPARYKHWKLSFAGPVATLAMDVQEDGGLVPGYELKLNSYDLGVDVELYDAIQRLRFEHPAVGAVLLTSAKERVFCAGANIRMLSQSSHGWKVNFCKFTNETRSAIEDATAHSRQAWLAAVHGPCAGGGYELALATDWIIMADDGSTTVALPEVPLLAVLPGTGGLTRLVDKRHVRRDRADFFCTLEEGIKGQRAVEWRLVDEVVPRSRLAEATKTRAGALAARTDRPAGARGITLDRLERGIEGDRITYGHVTSDIDRGRGVAEITVAGPPAPPPGDAAGIHAAGTRFWPLAVARELDDLILHLRTNEEEIGLWLLRTTGSADLVEAHDRALLEHEADWLVREIRLYLKRTLKRLDVSSRSIFALIEPGSCFAGTLLELALAADRAFMLDGPREGDARPAPAVRLTGMNFGPYPTVNGLTRLESRFLDEPGRVDDLKGRIGEDLDASDASEAGLVTFTPDDIDWEDEVRIAIEERAAFSPDALTGMEASLRFAGPETMESKIFARLSAWQNWIFQRPNAVGPKGALKVYGTGERGDFDRRRV
- the boxB gene encoding benzoyl-CoA 2,3-epoxidase subunit BoxB, translated to MPSIDYIERIPNNVNLAENRRLLRALEDWQPKFLEWWRDMGPDGFQAKDVYLRTAVSVDARGWAQFDYTRMPEYRWGIFLAEPEPGRQINFGDHLGQPAWQEVPGEYRGTLRRLIVTQGDTEPASVEQQRHLGRTCPSLYDLRNLFQVNVEEGRHLWAMVYLLDAHFGRDGREESEALLQRRSGDHDKPRILGAFNERTPDWLSFFMFCFFTDRDGKYQLASLAESGFDPLSRTCRFMLTEEAHHMFVGESGVGRIVQRACEIMREHKTDDVRRHGGVDLPTIQKYINFHCSVSLDLFGSEVSTNAANFYTMGLKGRFEETKKKDDHRLKDGTYGVATLAGEKIVAREEAALVSLNERLRDDYIADCQRGVNRWNDIIKSYGIDFTLTLPHRGFRRAIGAFAEVKVSPDGRVISEAEWDARHRDWLPTDEDQAYVTSLMQPVTEPGKMAGWIAPPARGINSQAPDFEYVRLG
- a CDS encoding RidA family protein; the protein is MKPVTSKTLGPTFGMYSHGMVAAGGAIVVVAGQVAADRAGKLVGPGDAVAQTKQAFENVRAVLEAAGSSMREIVRFQTFLTHAADIDAFMKARQEVFPRYFPDGVYPPNTILVVSRLVLPELLVEIEAMAVKPATTNGGPPAAAAGAKRRRARATGRRATSRRRR
- a CDS encoding benzoate-CoA ligase family protein; this translates as MMQVPARFNATTFFVDRHLAEGRGDRIAFHHDGGSLTYAQLADLVNRTGNALLDLGVRPEQRVLCLLLDSPEFLATFWGAIKIGAVPIPVNTMMRGDDYLYFLEDSRAPVAVVSEPLLAEAGPILAQARFLEHVIVVGRASGSQIGFEPWVAKASSRLHAFDSSKDDPALWLYSSGSTGRPKGAVHLQHDMVVCSDTYALQVLGMTEADRTVSAAKLFFAYGLGNNMYFPMRVGGQGVLYPHRPTPDAMFELIQRHRPTLFFGVPTLYAAMLQVKEAEKRYDLSCLRLCISAGEALPEELYRRWQERFGVEILDGIGTTEILHIFLSNRPGRARPGSTGQVVPGYEAMVVDDDGRPMPAGEIGNLRVKGDSTMAYYWNQHEKTKDALVGHWIQTGDKYYQDADGYFWYCGRGDDMLKVGGIWVSPVEVENTLIAHPAVLETAVVGHADTDELIKPKAFVVLKDGHSASPALEVDLKTFVKDKIAPYKYPRWIEFVTELPKTATGKIQRFKLRQ
- a CDS encoding AMP-binding protein — protein: MTAPREPGADRLETLDPEALRRHQWARLSALAEAIVPANAFVTTRWKRAGLADARDLRSWDDFHRLPLTRKSELMEDQAAHPPFGTNLSYPLDRYVRVHQTSGTTGTPLRWLDTQASWDWWARCWISVLRGAGLGPGDRVFFPFSFGLFVGFWAGFEGARMLGAMAIPGGGQDSAQRLATMEALGATAVCCTPSYALHLAEVARGRGVALDRLGIRATVHAGEPGAGIPAVRARLEACWGARAYDHAGMTEMGAYGFECAAQCGLHVNEGEFIAEVVDPTTGRPADDGELILTNLGRLGSPLLRYRTGDRVRVARQPCGCGRRFLRLEGGILGRIDDMLIVRGVNVFPSALEGIVRRFPTVDEFLIEVYRRGQLDEVRLLLEISGQPAAVVAAVQEAVRVDLGIRVEAVPVPGRSLPRYELKARRLVRRTSA
- a CDS encoding sigma-70 family RNA polymerase sigma factor, producing MPPAVAGSETFPALIARIATGDRDAFSRFYDLAAPLAFGLIRRVLRDPEAAAEVLQEVFWQVWKEAPQYDPKRGSPEAWLVMRAKTRAIDRLRSMRRRDRTFVGPVDEAVTRAEDAPGENPAARAEDRGLVQTALAQLPEPQRRVIEMAFFDGLTQSEIATKLGEPLGTVKTRARLGLERLRGALGEGRMSAT
- a CDS encoding anti-sigma factor; translation: MTRDEIGELAAAYALGALEGGELARFEALLRAQDADALAALRDAESTLVDLAAAAPTPPPPAVKAALMERIAAEPVAARPPAVLPLSRRRRPLWPVILSGAMAAGLAAVVVGWSVSATYEHRLDALARDADQLKAELRSQQTVLKILRDPATQVVSLAGLPPAPSARARMLWHATAGGVFVAAGLPAPPPGKAYQLWAIAGGNAPVSAGVFSVDASGTGSLSVAPLPGVSAVNAFAVTLEPAGGRPAPSGEMYLLGKS